The region ACTAACCAGGCCTGCTTTTTCTTCTTACTGCAGCTCATCTCCCCGTTATATACCCAAAATGTGACTTCTTTTTTCTATATCAGGCCCTGTCCCAATTGGAGGAATCTCAGGGAAAGAGCACTGCCTTGGAAATGTGTCTCTATGCACCTCATTTTGAACCTTTCCAAGCTAAGGCAGAGCTTTTCAAACTTTCCATGTTGGTGACATGCTTTTTAGTCATGCATCCTTTCGCAACACAGGCATTCGGTTTACTAGCAAAATGAAGGTTAAATCAAAATCAAATATATATTatgcatataatatataaaatataagtgTCTTATAACCtttactgtcagaaccctgctactagagcctggatgtggctctgagtttcagggtcactgacattgataagacacctgcgtcccaggactcggaggagaaacggctgatggacttggcggggaatttgcgcggggttttactgagcgggaagagactgttcaaatgagggggagggtatataaaggagggttggccggagcctcccattcttggcttttctgatgttcatgtttcctacagtaaaagttcctggtgataccacaaagagtctcgtgtgttcattcaggagcggctgtggtgagctgacactaagccaagaattcggacaccatcccgctgtagcggtgaggtgtaacatgcaagtggaggatgaagagctcttgggcgccggaggaggaaggtcggaaagggccactcccgagacggacgctgagttccaccagctggcggccctggcgtcatccaccgcttatgcccagccaaatggggtaacccagaggcgcggagtggtgcggggagatagcaccggaggagaggaaggttcaccttccccaggcccgcaaaagatggtgtttctggaggagaggatgtcggcgatggagaccaccctggcagtgatgtcgagggcgatggagcgcctggcggttttggcggagccggagcgaggaagggaactcagggctagctcaatgtgggacgtgagcatgggaagcagccagggctttgcagacctcccagcaccgaagggaagggaaatgcgaaaggagcccggtgcccggcccaagatccaaacgagcctgacgcgggtggaggagagtgacgacgaaggggaaaagcctccgagaatcccggctacgctcccaactgagaccctggtgcccctggcgaatgccgggcgtggcacaggacaaagggaagcagcagcggggcccactggcccgcaagggggcttgcgacgggcggaggattggggattgccaccacagggacccctaccgagacgagaggaactaaggatcgagtttgggggagagtcctctgaactggattttttcctgaccacggtgaggggctatatggaggacaatgcccacacttttagaacggaatccagccgggtacgggccattggtgcagtgttgaagaggggagcggccagctggtacgttcaactacatgcgcggcgcgacccatgtctggggtcactccgacgctttatgggggccctggagacccgtttccgagatccactggagcagatccgggcgagggaggagttgaagaccgtctcccaggggcagaggtcggtatctgagtatgcggaggagttccaatgcctcgctgaaaaggtgccggaatggtctgcagtgacaaagatagaactcttcaaagagggtctcaggcgggagatcctctcctgggcggtgcatcgtgatgagcctgacacactgcgcggatggattcagctggcggggcgcatcgagacatcgctggcccaggcgaggaggcaccgaggagggctacagcagcggccgcagatgaaagaggggagccggaaggagggatcaaccccagccgggaggagaacggagccgacagggaacgtgagcaccagcaggaggggctgcttcgtgtgcggccgtttgggccacagggctgccgagtgctggcagagaaaaggggaaggcggaggcccgcccaaaccaagagccgtggcagggaaacgcgccgaggaagaaccaccgatgaggcaccactcgggggggttggtaagtcaggacaaagccatgatagtggtccccattcagctggaaagtggcagcaaacaagcaacctgcaaagcatttgtggattgtggatgttccaggaacatcatctcccctgaattagccgagggattgggatgcgaaagaacgaacctagaatccccaatagctttctcgcagttggacggatccacagcatcgggatcattagctaagtacagtgccgaagatgtaaagtgtaagatagggagttgggaaggaaaggtgtcatttgtgatatcacaaatagccagctataatgttatactaggcatgccatggctggggcaggccaacccgcaaatcaactgggaggataagagcatgattttcaggatgaagttggaaggagggagccaggaagtggaaagggagccggggaaaaggggggaggaagactctatcaggatagcagaactggcagataaattacccccagagtatcgggattttgtggacgtatttgatgagaaggaagcagacagtttcccgccgaagcggagagttgaagtgaagatagagctagtcccaggagcagagcttcctaaggcaaaaatatacccaatgtcggctagggaaaaggaggaactgagaaaatacattgataaaaacctagcgaggggtttcatagagccctcaaattcccctctaggggcgcctgtgttattcaggcgcaaaaaggaccaaacgctgaggctctgcattgactacaggggcctgaatgcaattagttctggaaataaataccccctacctttagtgaaggacttgatcgcccagttatcggagggacagatattcactaaattggacttaattgaagcgtaccataaattgcagattaaaccagaggacaggtggaagacggccttttcctgtgcattcggattattcaattatcgtgtgctccctttcggtttgtgcggcggaggcgccgcgttcatgcaattaatcaacgaagtgttgcatccattgttgtacaagggagtctttgtttttttagatgacatattgttagtatctcggactaaggagcaacatatagaactagtcagggaagtcctgcaaaagttgagagaagcaaaactgtatgcgaagcttgccaagtgcgagttcaataaagaccagatagactttctggggtataggatttcatcccagggagtggcgatggaccctgcgaaggtagaagacgtgagggggtgggaagcccccaaaacacggaagcagctgcaatccttcctagggttcgcaaacttctatagaacatttatcaaggactttgcgcgcctcactttgccattaacggatttgttaaagactaaaggcaggggagaaacagccaaagtgaaggccccaggggccaaactgacctggacaatagaatgccaggaagctttcgaagcccttaaaaagcgttttacggaggagcctgtcctacagcaccctgatatgtcgaaagcctttgtattacattgcgatgcgtcagaccgggcatatggggcagttctgctacagaaagacgagggggggaacctgaagccatgtggctatctgtcaaaaaagtttagcgatacagaaaaaaactggccgatttgggagagagaagccttagcgattctaaaagcactagagtgctggagacacttcctggaaggaagtggaacaccgtttgaggtgtggactgaccatagaaatttacagtatctaagatcccctcgtaaactatcagcgaagcaaattagatgggcccaatatttcagccgttttgatttcaaactcagattcttccaggggaaacataatatactcgctgacgctctctctcgaatgcctcagcacgggggaggaattcaggaatctgaagggagtatttttcttgataagcaatggggcctggcagtactaactcgagcacaagcggccaaagaaaacaaacgtactgccatttccacggggggaggagaaatatgggaggaagagttgaagcgagcgtatggaatggacaaatggttacaaacaaacaaagaaaagggagaattgtgtggggatttggtgtttgtaaataagaaattgtatattcctgaatgtttaagacgagaaatgttaaggaagtaccatgataacaagggtgcgggtcatctaggccccaccaggactattaaactgttggccaaacaatgctggtggcccggaatgaggaaagacgccagggggtacgtcacgcagtgtgaattatgtgcagagggaaaaacaccaccggggaagccccaggggctattgcagaaggtggtggagcccatgaggccatgggaatgcgtagccatggattttgtaggcgaactaccccccagcagaggccacagatacatttggacaatattggacctattctcaaaacaggcacactttgtggctctgccaaaacttccttcagctgaaaaacttgctgatttgtatgtgaagcatgtatatcgcctacatgggtgtcccgacaagataattagtgaccggggagtccaatttactgcaaaattttggggaaaattcttacagctgttaggagcagaaaggaacctgagctcggcctttcatcccgcgaccaacgggggggtcgaacgtacccaacagacactgtgccaattcttaaggatgtacaccaattatagacaggatgattgggcggaccttcttccgtttgctgagatggcttttaacggggccgtacattcggccacaggtcgtgccccattcgaaatagtatacggacaggaggtggcacctttccccaggctaccagagtggaaggaaggggagggccagaccgacgaggaatggccggccaaaatcaagcaagggtggcaaaccgtggtagaggcattgcgggaaacacaaaagaagtacaagctctttgcggatcgtaggcgccgagagggggacaaattgggcgaaggagatctggtttggctgagcacaaaaaacctgaaattggggttcccatccaagaaattggctccacgctatataggaccattcagggtagcaaaaagaataaacgaagtgacctatgagctgaggctaccaaaggacctaggaaaggtacacccggtattccattgcagcctgttaaaaaagtataaaggaactctggacagcggagaacaatagttgtgtttaatcttttccttccaggacgaaggggaggaggacgccatgtcagaaccctgctactagagcctggatgtggctctgagtttcagggtcactgacattgataagacacctgcgtcccaggactcggaggagaaacggctgatggacttggcggggaatttgcgcggggttttactgagcgggaagagactgttcaaatgagggggagggtatataaaggagggttggccggagcctcccattcttggcttttctgatgttcatgtttcctacagtaaaagttcctggtgataccacaaagagtctcgtgtgttcattcaggagcggctgtggtgagctgacactttaCTGTATAAAAAAGTGTGGATGTTTTTCCTTAACACCTCTTATGTCCTACAGTTGATTCTTGTGTTGTTTCCTCTACAGCCTCTCCACGGGGTTCATCACAAATCATTATCAACAAATGTtgttttcttaattagaaacttaATCTGTTTTAGTGGTAATGACTGCAACTTGTGCAAATTATAGGTAAcagtaaaagtttccccctgacattaagtctagtcgggtcCATCTttagggggtggtgctcatctccatttctaagccgaagagccagcattgtcatgtggccagcatggctgcatggagtgtcTTCCTGCcacagtggtacttattgatctactcacatttgcgtgttttggaactgctaagttggcagaagctggggctaagagcgggagctcaccccgctccccggattcgaaccactgacctttcggtcagcaagttcagcagctcagtggttaaacCCCGTGCACAACCGGGGGCTCCTGCAAATTATAAGAGTTATAATTTAAACACTTGAACAACACTCTGGAATTTTGGCCATTGGTACTTTGGACCCATCTGATGGAATAGAAGAAagctggattttaatttttatgattttagcaggactgtatgttttgttttctgatgtCTATCTTGTATGGTTTTCtactggcaattgaatgttttgttcatgttggaaactgctttgagtcctcttggggagaaataataataataataataataataataataataataagaagaagaagaagaagacgacgacgacgacgacaactctggcagaaaccagtgcaggtggtcccggtggtgatgggcacactgggtgccgtgccaaaagatctcagccagcatttggaaacaatagacattgacaaaattatgatctgccaactgcaaaaggcctccCTACTGGGatatgcgcgcatcatctgaaaatacatcacacagtcctagacacttgggaagtgtttgacttgtgattttgtgatatgaaatccagcatatctatcttatttgctgtatcatacaataataataataataataataataataataataataataataataataataatcaccagcaCTCCACTTCTGTAGTAATTAAATCtttctggatgtttttaaatgaaggctgtatggccatctgttgggagggctttgacagTGCATTCTTGTCTAGCTTATGGTGGCTGGACTAGATgctctttggggatcccttcccactctagTTAAGTACAGACTTCCTGGGAGACCAGTGGAGTCTCGTTCTCTGGAGCttttgaactgaggctggatggctatctgttgggaaggctttgactCTGTCTTCCTTCCAAATAGCTATTGTTTGTGGGGAGCATTTTTCATGCGACACACTCCTGTTAGGAAAGACTCTCCcagaacaacaaaacccaaccctAGTTAAAATCAGCTGTGACGTCTGCATCTGGATAAACGAGACAGAGTGGTCTGCCAGATGTTGGGAGAGATTTGACCCACGTCATCTCAAACTGTTTTCAATAAGAAGGAACTCAGAAGGAAAAGGTTGAACAAAGCAATGAAACGTTACCTAGGTTGGGATCATATTCGCTTATAAACCTCTTGGTTAGAAACTTCACTGTGAGCGCTGCAAGAAAGAAAGCGTAAAGAGCATGGATCAGTTACTCTTGGTGAAACCTTATGCAAGGACAAGACATTAAACTTAAGGCTAAGCTAATGCTATAGGatcttgggagatgtagttttactaaAAGTCCCCCTacactctagaatgaatgcagtttgacaccactttatctgtcatggctcaatgctgtggaatccttggaTGTGCAGTttagcaaaagaccttgtaaaactacagctccctcaTTTTTTATGTCTGTCCTGCATAATTTCTATTTCTCTTATTCTCTTATCTTTTTTACTCCTCACTTTTTCCCATCTTCCCTCTGTGTCCCTTCTTACATTTACTATTTGGAGGTTTATCATATTTCTAATTCAAATTCACCACACCCCATGCATTATTTGTACCTCTTGTTTCAAATATATGTTCCCACATCCTATCATCGAATAATGGGGGTATTATCCTTCCTCTTATGACTTTCCTGAAAGCATAAGATGTCAACCTTATTGTCTTTAACCACTTTCGTTACTCTCGCCCTTCATTGTGGAgtgataaaccattaacattatatgactttattattaatttcccCATAATAAGATATTTTTTAgataactacagctcccaggattccatagcattgagttgtggctgttgaagtggtgtcaaactgcagttattctgcagtatagatgcaccgaGGACATTTCTaaaacagctggaaaagtgggagaAATGTAATGTCCTCAGGGCTGAAAACAGGGATGGTTGGAAGCTACAGGTATATCTCTGCAAACCGTCTCCAAAGTCCCATAGGCACCCCATAGAAACATGCATGCAGACATACACAAATGCACATCTCCTGACCTGATTTTCCCGACCCTCGGCATCCTAAGATGGCCACATTGCATTCTGGGACCAGGCTGGAGAGATGGCGGTCATGAACACATGGAGCCGGCCGAGATTTGCCGAACATGGAGGACATCTTCACACTAAGTGAATATAAACACACTGGTAAACATAAATCAATGTGAACACGTTCACCATTCACTGTTTGCTTGTCTTGGGGTTTTCAATGGCTGAATCCACATAGCAAAGTTACAGCCAGTTGACATCAATGCCTTATGGCAAAATGATGAATTTCAGGGTCaatgatggtctcccatccaggtactaaccagggctgaccctgtttagcttccaagttcaGAAGGGATCTAATGCATTTAGGGTTTTTGAGTCCTACACAGGTATTTGGCTAAAGCTTCCTTGTGTTTATGTGCGTTTACGTGTCCTTTTGACATAAAGTGGCCCCATGGATTGTATAGGGttatcttaggcaaggaatgcttttTATCggtttcttcctctaaaatagaGTCTATCATTTTGTATGGATAAACCAAGAACCTGACTCAAGAcacatagataaatagatggataatCTGCTTtttgatttatattttatatacatttggCCACAGAGTTGCATCCCAGTTGGAGACAGGATTCTGCACATCTCCAGTAACACTCTAAACCGACAAAATCAATACTCTTGAATCAATCAAATCAATCAATCTCTATCTGGTTAGTCCCCATTCCCCATAGGCTGGCAATGCTTCCTGAGAACCAGAATAGAGACAACAAAGAGACAAAATCAATGAGAAAGAGCCCAGAAACCACAACCATTGGGTCTTTGGCCACCTTCTTCACCTCTCCAAAAACTCCCTTTTGCTTTCAGATTCAAATAATTGGGAACCATAGATTCTGTCGCATTTCTGCAcctacttttggactcttgtgTGCATCAAGATTTTCCCTTTCTCCAAGTCAGTGGGGCACACGGACCAGTTCCTGTGCCAAAgagtttatatctatatctatatctatctatatccacataataaaagtgaaaatctgtatgtgtgtatgtggcacgggtgtctgctcacataaacagcctctggcctccacaaacaggctatagttccaagTGCTGAGGTCACTCCCTcccatgacattgcaggttatagcgggcACATCCCAgcgttcctttctctctccatttgcatgaccctgcccattgcctctctcttaacctttccctacccttttctatggcacacagcaaacagaggacttGATCAGCaaatgaacatactggagagggttggagagaattcaccatgatttctaggaggtgtagggactgggatgtatagattGCCTGCAATCTAAgatcactctgaaccccaccaacgatacacctggaactcacttggcacacagacccaacatgattgaccttgacatcctggagttatagttcacctgtattcagagaactctGAACCCCtctaatgacggatctggaccaaacttggcacccaaaTTCATGGCCAAgagggaatactggtggactttgggagtGATTGACTTTTAACTCTGGGAGTATTCCGTAAAGTCctctgaaccccatcaatgatggatctggaccaaacttggcacacagacccagcatggccaactgtgaatactggcgcagttttggggtgattgccctgggaatttgggaattgtagttcacctttatccagagaaTATTGAACCAagcagatgacagatctggagcacatttggcacacagacccaacatggccaactgagaaTACTGGGGGAGTATTAGGAGGGATGACCCAAGATTTTGAGtgattgtagttcacccatatccttatgcattttctaatgggatcattcataataaacaaaagcaaagactgatctCCCCCTAAGAAATGGCATAACATTTGATCAAACTGAAATggcctaacatcccaaaacaaacaaggcctttttcaaataacccgagcatcaccaggtacccaagctaattttatataaaaaaggaaggCCATGTTAGGTTTTTACTCTTGAAGTACAAAGCAGCTTTGGCAAggttttagcctgaactttaacagagctctccaaggtgctgaaccagcTCCGTTTGCCAAGGTTTGGCACCTTGGATAACACCTTTAAAGTTTGGGGTTGGATTGAAATCTGATTCCTGGTCCAGCAACATGGGAAAGAAAGCACCATAACTTTTAGATTTTGATCCAATTTGTCAAAGTTTTGCCAACGGGAAAGAGATCACATAAGATATCTACTCACCTTTAAATCAGCGTTGAAGCGAGGACTAGAATggcctgagagaggaaggcaGCAGGAATGTTTTttgcaatgcctttaaaaaccttTAGAACCCCATGTCCCAGTCTTGTCCTCCTTCCGCTCAGTCTCCCAAAATGTTGCAGCAGGGAAGGAGACAGCAAAGCAAATGAAGGAGTTTTCGGTGTCTCTTGggcgcttccccccccccccccccgctgcgtCATTGCAGGTCCCTTGAATGAATGAGGCACAGAGGAAGGCTCCCTTTTGCCAGCTGAGCCTTTGCCAAGCGCCTTGTAAGGAAAGCTCCCAATGCCGCTCCTGCCTCTCGCTTGGCCTCCGAT is a window of Anolis carolinensis isolate JA03-04 unplaced genomic scaffold, rAnoCar3.1.pri scaffold_11, whole genome shotgun sequence DNA encoding:
- the LOC134293971 gene encoding uncharacterized protein LOC134293971, with amino-acid sequence MFMFPTVKVPGDTTKSLVCSFRSGCGELTLSQEFGHHPAVAVRCNMQVEDEELLGAGGGRSERATPETDAEFHQLAALASSTAYAQPNGVTQRRGVVRGDSTGGEEGSPSPGPQKMVFLEERMSAMETTLAVMSRAMERLAVLAEPERGRELRASSMWDVSMGSSQGFADLPAPKGREMRKEPGARPKIQTSLTRVEESDDEGEKPPRIPATLPTETLVPLANAGRGTGQREAAAGPTGPQGGLRRAEDWGLPPQGPLPRREELRIEFGGESSELDFFLTTVRGYMEDNAHTFRTESSRVRAIGAVLKRGAASWYVQLHARRDPCLGSLRRFMGALETRFRDPLEQIRAREELKTVSQGQRSVSEYAEEFQCLAEKVPEWSAVTKIELFKEGLRREILSWAVHRDEPDTLRGWIQLAGRIETSLAQARRHRGGLQQRPQMKEGSRKEGSTPAGRRTEPTGNVSTSRRGCFVCGRLGHRAAECWQRKGEGGGPPKPRAVAGKRAEEEPPMRHHSGGLDEGEEDAMSEPCY